The Gemmatimonadota bacterium genome has a segment encoding these proteins:
- a CDS encoding TonB-dependent receptor, producing MKRLLLMVALVFPSLAGGQDACAPAEGGRWATPLDRLIRVGAGLPVRDAIDRAGRQAGVTFAYSVDLLPAGATSCTAASGVRLGDALALWLSGSTLEPVITGPDRIMLVPGRRPQPPADGVSDSLPAPALLAQVRVEEARGIPLVGMVTAARTIVDRAAIEASGASTIAQLLTTHVPGMWIWTPSPSSLGAAVASLRGASSFGASYPKVYVDGVEVANPLFLAQLAPDQVARIEVIRGPQGAALYGSGAVSGVIEITTLQASGLSAPSHLSVRSSAGVSESAYAPLGAFVQEHAFSGRMGREDRSLSAGLAMATTGAFVPGAYSRQLQGTVGAAVLGARARWQFTARGVSQEAGNPLSPLLPAAQAAPASSLQPHAAIGAPEVTLPWDSTRAQSVREYTVASTLAFERALWSHQATAGVDGYVLDNLAATAGRYRTPGDSALLSAAGNAQRVSLRWSGNRHFVAGTVGTGAVTFGLDQSSLRDATRGASFAPAQTGESAIWRHTTGLMAQGEITWRGAFVLNGGLRLEHNVGYTLLSGVETLPTVGAAWRHTAGPTAITLRGSYGRAIQQPRVGSRDNPWGGRSPAVVVLEPESQAGFEYGFDLRYGTAATVSLTRFDQRATNLIQPVLSTGPGGRGLTTRLENIGAIDNRGWELEGRVTRGALNLTGSLGLTDSRVERLARGYQGDLRPNDRVLQVPAHTVSLAANWLGRGWSATANVARAGNWINYDWLSLTSADRPPTGDALRGYWLRYPGTTRVGLVFTREVTSAFELMGSAENLLGTQRGEPDNVTIVPGRTMRAGLRAKF from the coding sequence GTGAAGCGACTGCTCCTGATGGTGGCACTCGTCTTTCCTTCCCTCGCGGGAGGGCAGGATGCGTGCGCGCCGGCGGAGGGAGGACGCTGGGCGACCCCATTGGATAGGCTCATTCGTGTTGGTGCTGGCCTGCCCGTGCGGGACGCCATTGACCGCGCGGGACGTCAGGCGGGCGTGACCTTCGCCTATTCGGTTGACCTGTTGCCAGCTGGTGCCACGTCGTGCACCGCGGCGTCCGGGGTTCGCCTTGGGGATGCCTTGGCGTTGTGGTTGTCTGGATCGACGCTCGAGCCGGTGATCACCGGTCCCGACCGGATCATGTTGGTGCCCGGTCGGCGACCGCAGCCTCCGGCGGACGGCGTCTCCGACTCACTGCCTGCGCCCGCGTTGCTGGCGCAGGTGAGGGTCGAGGAGGCACGGGGGATTCCGCTGGTCGGTATGGTGACGGCGGCGCGCACCATCGTGGATCGAGCGGCGATCGAGGCGAGTGGCGCCTCGACGATCGCCCAGTTGCTGACGACGCACGTCCCTGGCATGTGGATCTGGACTCCGTCCCCCTCGAGCCTTGGCGCTGCCGTGGCCAGCCTGCGGGGGGCGAGTTCGTTTGGCGCCTCGTATCCCAAGGTCTACGTGGATGGGGTGGAGGTCGCGAACCCCTTGTTCCTCGCGCAGCTGGCGCCGGACCAGGTGGCGCGCATCGAGGTCATTCGCGGGCCGCAGGGTGCCGCGCTGTACGGCAGTGGGGCCGTGAGCGGTGTCATCGAGATCACGACCCTCCAGGCGAGCGGGCTGTCGGCGCCCTCGCACCTGTCCGTGCGGAGCAGCGCCGGGGTATCGGAGAGCGCGTACGCGCCCCTGGGAGCGTTTGTGCAGGAACATGCCTTCAGTGGGCGGATGGGTCGGGAGGACCGCTCACTCTCGGCGGGGCTGGCGATGGCGACGACCGGGGCATTCGTGCCCGGCGCGTACAGCCGGCAGCTGCAAGGGACGGTTGGGGCCGCCGTACTGGGCGCGCGCGCGCGCTGGCAGTTCACGGCGCGCGGGGTGTCGCAGGAGGCGGGCAATCCGTTGAGCCCGCTGTTGCCGGCGGCGCAAGCGGCGCCGGCGTCATCGCTGCAGCCACACGCGGCCATCGGGGCGCCCGAGGTCACGCTGCCGTGGGACAGCACGCGCGCGCAGTCGGTGCGGGAATACACCGTCGCAAGCACCCTGGCGTTCGAGCGGGCGTTGTGGTCGCACCAGGCGACCGCCGGGGTCGACGGCTACGTGCTCGACAACCTCGCGGCCACTGCGGGCCGGTACCGCACCCCCGGGGATAGCGCGTTGTTGTCGGCGGCGGGCAATGCCCAACGCGTGAGCTTGCGCTGGTCCGGCAATCGGCATTTCGTCGCTGGGACCGTTGGCACTGGCGCCGTGACCTTCGGGCTGGACCAGTCCAGCCTGCGAGACGCCACCCGTGGGGCGTCGTTTGCGCCGGCCCAGACCGGGGAGTCGGCGATCTGGCGTCACACCACGGGGCTGATGGCCCAGGGCGAAATCACGTGGCGGGGCGCCTTCGTGCTGAATGGCGGGCTGCGCCTGGAGCACAACGTCGGTTATACCCTCCTGAGCGGCGTCGAGACGCTGCCAACAGTCGGTGCCGCCTGGCGCCACACAGCGGGGCCGACGGCGATCACGCTCCGTGGGTCGTATGGCCGCGCGATCCAGCAGCCGCGCGTCGGGAGCCGGGACAACCCCTGGGGTGGGCGCTCGCCGGCGGTGGTCGTCCTGGAGCCCGAATCGCAGGCGGGATTCGAGTACGGATTCGACCTGCGATATGGCACAGCCGCCACGGTCAGCCTCACGCGGTTCGACCAGCGGGCGACAAACCTGATCCAGCCGGTGCTCTCCACCGGCCCCGGGGGACGGGGCCTGACCACGCGACTGGAGAATATCGGGGCGATCGACAACCGGGGATGGGAGCTGGAGGGGCGCGTCACCCGCGGCGCCCTCAACCTCACGGGATCGCTTGGGCTCACCGACAGTCGCGTGGAGCGGCTGGCGCGCGGGTACCAGGGCGACCTGCGCCCCAACGACCGGGTGCTGCAAGTACCGGCGCACACCGTCAGTCTTGCGGCCAATTGGCTCGGCCGCGGTTGGTCGGCGACCGCAAACGTCGCGCGGGCGGGCAACTGGATCAACTACGACTGGCTCTCCCTCACGTCGGCGGATCGGCCGCCGACCGGCGACGCGTTGCGGGGCTACTGGCTGCGGTATCCCGGCACGACCCGGGTAGGCCTGGTGTTCACGCGCGAGGTGACGTCGGCGTTTGAGCTCATGGGCAGCGCCGAGAACCTGCTGGGGACGCAGCGCGGCGAGCCAGACAACGTGACGATCGTCCCGGGGCGCACCATGCGCGCGGGGCTGCGCGCGAAGTTCTAA
- a CDS encoding RNA polymerase sigma-70 factor, with protein MSTPDPTLLAQQVERLRAGDEVAFDALFRAWYPPLVQFAERLLREREGAEEVVQDVMLELWKRRETLVITGSPQGYLYQSTRNRALNRLRHLRVENRDDEFDADTLPSRGASDGEAAAGEVEAALERAVNSLPPRCRQVFELNRVQGLKYAEVAAAMGISVKAVEAHMARALRTLREQLAPWLPPGRSL; from the coding sequence ATGTCGACGCCAGACCCCACCCTTCTCGCCCAGCAGGTTGAACGCCTCCGGGCGGGGGACGAGGTCGCCTTCGACGCCCTCTTCCGGGCGTGGTACCCGCCTCTGGTCCAGTTCGCGGAGCGCCTTCTGCGCGAGCGCGAAGGCGCCGAGGAGGTCGTGCAGGATGTGATGCTGGAGCTGTGGAAGCGGCGCGAGACACTGGTGATCACCGGATCTCCGCAGGGATACCTCTACCAGTCAACGCGAAATCGGGCGCTCAATCGTCTCCGTCACCTTCGGGTCGAGAACCGCGATGACGAGTTCGATGCAGACACCCTTCCCTCCCGGGGGGCCAGCGACGGAGAGGCCGCGGCTGGCGAAGTAGAGGCGGCGCTGGAACGAGCCGTCAACTCGCTGCCGCCTCGCTGCCGCCAGGTGTTCGAACTGAATCGCGTGCAGGGGCTCAAGTATGCGGAAGTCGCCGCGGCCATGGGGATATCGGTGAAGGCGGTCGAGGCGCACATGGCTCGTGCCCTGCGCACCCTCCGCGAGCAGCTGGCGCCGTGGCTCCCCCCCGGTCGAAGCCTGTAG
- a CDS encoding FecR domain-containing protein, producing the protein MTDHTNGDSTAPDWELAARHIAGEGDAGDRARMESFLRANPADAELLRALDTLSRKVPAALPSGLDVESALRRTRERRDEASVVSLASRRAGSPRPAIRWVGLAAAAAVALVFARNWLVPTNTDGTVAGSVYRGTVGQVDSVRLADGSVAMLAPGATLTIPAGFPAENRSLRLEGQGWFRATHEEEHPFTVLAGDAVVRDIGTVFSVRSGVNGEVRVAVHEGAVAVRGTGAAAEVQLSQGDEVMVAAGAVQAASRGTVPEGDADWTSGRLHFRDVSMEEFSRTVASWTGWVVRLEDPELRVLRVTQDLTLAEARQRMEEAALVLGARVTWKGDTAVVSRGGGR; encoded by the coding sequence ATGACGGATCACACGAACGGCGATTCCACCGCTCCGGACTGGGAGTTGGCAGCCCGGCACATCGCGGGGGAGGGCGACGCTGGCGACCGGGCGCGGATGGAGTCGTTCCTGCGCGCGAATCCGGCGGACGCGGAGCTGTTGCGTGCGCTCGATACCCTTTCGCGGAAGGTACCTGCGGCATTGCCGAGCGGTCTGGATGTGGAGTCGGCGCTCCGGCGAACGCGGGAGCGACGGGACGAGGCGTCGGTGGTGTCCCTGGCGTCGCGTCGTGCAGGCTCGCCTCGACCGGCTATTCGCTGGGTGGGGCTGGCCGCGGCGGCCGCGGTCGCGCTGGTGTTCGCGCGGAACTGGTTAGTCCCCACGAACACGGATGGCACCGTCGCGGGATCGGTGTATCGCGGCACGGTCGGGCAGGTGGATTCCGTCCGCCTGGCGGACGGAAGTGTGGCGATGCTGGCGCCGGGTGCGACGCTGACGATCCCGGCTGGATTCCCCGCGGAGAACCGCAGCCTCCGACTTGAGGGTCAGGGTTGGTTCCGAGCGACGCACGAGGAGGAGCATCCCTTCACCGTACTGGCCGGAGATGCAGTTGTCCGGGACATCGGCACCGTGTTCTCGGTGCGTTCCGGGGTTAACGGCGAGGTGCGTGTGGCGGTCCATGAGGGTGCGGTCGCCGTCCGGGGAACCGGGGCGGCGGCCGAGGTACAGCTCTCGCAGGGAGACGAGGTAATGGTGGCGGCTGGAGCGGTCCAGGCGGCGTCGCGCGGCACGGTGCCCGAAGGTGACGCGGACTGGACGTCAGGGCGCCTGCACTTCCGTGATGTCTCCATGGAGGAGTTCAGCCGCACGGTGGCATCTTGGACCGGATGGGTCGTGCGCCTTGAAGATCCGGAATTGCGCGTATTGAGGGTGACCCAGGACCTGACGCTTGCCGAAGCGCGGCAGCGAATGGAAGAGGCGGCGTTGGTGCTGGGGGCGCGGGTGACGTGGAAGGGCGACACGGCCGTGGTCTCGCGGGGTGGAGGCCGGTAA